In Nitrospirota bacterium, one genomic interval encodes:
- the pstB gene encoding phosphate ABC transporter ATP-binding protein PstB — MVTDALKAESKELNFYYGDVHALKKVNMPISLHKVTALIGPSGCGKTTFLRCFNRMHDLYPHNRYEGAIMLYPENINIIAAAIDPIEVRMRISMVFQKPNPFPKSIFENVAYGLRVRGISRRSVLEEKVERSLKNAALWDEVKDRLDKSAFDFSGGQQQRLCIARALATDPEILLFDEPTSALDPIATSKIEELVVHLKKEVTILIVTHNMQQAARISDWTGFMMLGELIEFDRTDKIFTAPSEKLTEDYVTGRFG; from the coding sequence ATGGTAACCGATGCGCTGAAGGCGGAATCCAAAGAGCTTAATTTCTACTACGGGGACGTGCATGCACTGAAAAAGGTGAACATGCCTATTTCCCTGCATAAGGTCACCGCGCTCATAGGCCCGTCGGGCTGCGGCAAGACGACCTTTCTCCGGTGCTTCAACCGCATGCACGACCTCTACCCGCACAACCGCTACGAAGGCGCGATCATGCTCTACCCTGAGAACATCAACATCATCGCCGCAGCGATAGATCCCATCGAGGTCCGCATGCGCATCAGCATGGTCTTCCAGAAGCCCAATCCCTTTCCCAAGTCGATATTCGAGAATGTCGCTTACGGCCTCAGGGTGAGGGGGATCAGCAGGAGGAGCGTGCTCGAGGAGAAGGTGGAACGCTCCCTGAAGAATGCGGCGCTCTGGGACGAGGTGAAAGACAGGCTCGATAAATCGGCCTTCGACTTTTCGGGAGGCCAGCAGCAGCGGCTCTGTATAGCCCGGGCGCTCGCCACCGACCCCGAGATCCTTCTTTTCGACGAGCCGACGTCAGCGCTCGATCCGATTGCGACGTCGAAGATAGAGGAGCTGGTCGTTCATCTGAAGAAAGAGGTGACGATCCTGATAGTGACGCACAACATGCAGCAGGCGGCGCGCATTTCGGACTGGACGGGCTTCATGATGCTGGGGGAGCTGATCGAGTTCGACAGGACCGACAAGATCTTCACGGCTCCCTCCGAGAAGCTTACGGAGGATTACGTAACGGGGAGGTTCGGCTGA
- the pstA gene encoding phosphate ABC transporter permease PstA — protein MNEELRNVETIKKRIAYTKFWDRVFLSVGSLATLVGLVLLFTLFIDLFVDGAPRLSLKFLTSFPSRFPEEAGILSAWVGTFLVMLVTAFAAIPVGIAAGIYLEEYARKNWLTDIIEINISNLAGIPSIVYGLLALGLFVYFFKFGESVLTGGLALALLVLPMVIIATREAIRAIPNSIREASYALGATKWQTVQWHIIPYSVGGILTGIIIGLSRAIGETAPIITVGALTFIAFLPSSPVTPDFPFLSFKWLSDPFTVMPIQLFNWVSRPQQAFHINAAATGIVLLLMTLLMNALAIYIRYRSRKKIKW, from the coding sequence ATGAACGAGGAGCTGCGAAACGTAGAGACAATAAAGAAGCGCATTGCCTATACCAAGTTCTGGGACCGCGTCTTCCTTAGTGTCGGGTCCCTGGCGACCCTCGTAGGTCTGGTCCTCCTGTTCACCCTCTTCATCGACCTGTTTGTCGACGGAGCGCCCCGGCTGAGTCTTAAATTTCTCACGTCCTTTCCGTCGCGCTTTCCCGAGGAAGCGGGAATACTCTCCGCGTGGGTCGGAACGTTTCTCGTCATGCTGGTCACCGCCTTTGCGGCTATACCGGTCGGCATCGCCGCCGGCATCTACCTCGAAGAGTACGCCCGGAAGAACTGGCTGACCGATATTATCGAAATTAACATATCCAATCTCGCCGGCATTCCGTCGATAGTGTACGGCCTCCTCGCGTTGGGACTGTTCGTCTATTTCTTTAAATTCGGCGAGAGCGTGCTCACCGGCGGGCTCGCCCTGGCCCTGCTCGTACTCCCCATGGTGATCATCGCGACGAGGGAGGCGATACGGGCGATCCCCAACTCGATACGGGAGGCATCGTACGCGCTCGGCGCGACGAAGTGGCAGACGGTGCAGTGGCATATAATTCCGTATTCCGTGGGCGGCATTCTCACGGGAATTATCATCGGGCTCTCGCGGGCGATCGGGGAGACCGCGCCGATCATCACCGTCGGGGCGCTGACCTTCATCGCTTTTCTCCCCAGCTCCCCGGTGACCCCGGATTTTCCGTTCCTCTCTTTTAAATGGCTCTCCGATCCCTTTACGGTGATGCCGATACAGCTGTTCAACTGGGTATCGAGGCCCCAGCAGGCGTTCCATATCAATGCCGCAGCCACGGGGATCGTCCTCCTGCTCATGACCTTGCTCATGAACGCCCTTGCAATTTATATCAGGTATCGATCGAGGAAAAAGATAAAATGGTAA
- the pstC gene encoding phosphate ABC transporter permease subunit PstC, with the protein MSSNLHKKLKERAIEAVLFLSALSSVFITLSIVIVLAYESFGFFREVPLLEFLTGTQWTPLFAEPKFGILPLVTGTLLTTAIALGVALPLGLIAAIYLSEYAPHRLRETVKPVLELLAAVPTVVYGYFALLFLTPLLQVLIPELSGFNALSPGIIMGIMIIPYVSSVSEDAMKAVPMQIREGSYAMGATKFQTAFKVIIPAAFSGIAAAFIMGISRAIGETMVVAIAAGMMPNFTANPLEPVETLTAYIVQVSLGDVPHGTLEYKTIFAAGVVLFLMTLVLNIIGFWLRKRIREAY; encoded by the coding sequence ATGAGCAGTAATCTCCATAAAAAACTCAAGGAACGCGCCATCGAGGCGGTCCTGTTTCTGAGCGCACTTTCGTCTGTCTTTATCACGCTCAGCATTGTCATCGTCCTCGCCTACGAATCGTTCGGTTTCTTCAGAGAGGTCCCCCTTCTGGAGTTCCTGACCGGAACGCAATGGACACCGCTCTTTGCCGAGCCGAAGTTCGGGATTCTCCCGCTCGTGACCGGCACGCTCCTGACGACCGCCATCGCGCTCGGGGTCGCGCTTCCCCTGGGGTTGATCGCGGCGATTTACCTGAGCGAGTATGCCCCTCATCGCCTGCGAGAGACCGTCAAGCCCGTGCTCGAGCTCCTCGCAGCGGTGCCTACGGTGGTATACGGATATTTTGCGCTCCTCTTCCTGACGCCCCTTCTCCAGGTGCTTATCCCCGAGCTTTCGGGATTCAACGCACTGAGTCCCGGCATCATTATGGGAATCATGATTATCCCGTATGTCAGCTCGGTCAGCGAGGACGCGATGAAGGCGGTGCCGATGCAGATACGGGAGGGGTCGTATGCCATGGGCGCGACCAAGTTCCAGACGGCCTTCAAGGTCATTATACCGGCCGCCTTCTCGGGCATAGCAGCGGCGTTCATAATGGGAATATCCCGGGCCATCGGAGAGACCATGGTTGTCGCGATTGCCGCGGGGATGATGCCCAACTTCACCGCCAATCCTCTTGAGCCTGTCGAGACCCTTACCGCCTATATTGTTCAGGTCAGCCTTGGCGATGTCCCCCACGGCACGCTCGAGTACAAAACGATCTTTGCAGCCGGCGTGGTGCTCTTCCTGATGACCCTCGTCCTCAATATCATAGGGTTCTGGTTGAGGAAGAGAATCAGGGAGGCATATTAA
- a CDS encoding PstS family phosphate ABC transporter substrate-binding protein, translating to MKKILSVAVMMAVLVSFAAANAEDRLVKVDGSSTVYPITEAVAEEFQKAKRGAVKVTVGISGTGGGFKKFCRGEIDISDASRPILKKEMDVCREQGIEYIELPVAYDGLAVMVNPKNSWVKSLTVADLKKMWEPAAQGSVMKWNQVRPEWPDAPLKLFGPGVDSGTFDYFTEAINGKSKASRGDFTASEDDNVLVQGIAGDKSALGYFGLAYYEENRNKLKLVPVDGGKGPVLPSEKTVMDGTYQPLSRPIFIYVSKKAMAKPEVKEFVDFYLKNASRLVKQVKYIPLPPKAYKLAEERVAQGKTGTMFGGEAEVGVKIEELMAREGKK from the coding sequence GCCGCTGCAAATGCAGAGGACAGGCTCGTCAAGGTCGACGGGTCGAGTACCGTCTATCCGATAACGGAGGCGGTGGCAGAGGAGTTCCAGAAGGCCAAAAGAGGAGCGGTCAAGGTCACCGTCGGCATATCCGGCACCGGCGGCGGCTTCAAGAAGTTCTGCAGGGGTGAGATCGATATCTCCGACGCTTCGAGGCCCATTCTCAAGAAGGAGATGGACGTCTGCAGAGAGCAGGGGATCGAGTACATCGAGCTCCCTGTCGCGTATGACGGCCTTGCGGTCATGGTGAATCCGAAGAACAGCTGGGTCAAATCGCTCACGGTCGCCGATCTCAAGAAGATGTGGGAGCCTGCTGCCCAGGGGAGCGTCATGAAGTGGAACCAGGTGCGGCCCGAGTGGCCCGATGCGCCGCTCAAGCTCTTCGGCCCCGGCGTGGATTCCGGCACCTTCGACTATTTCACCGAGGCGATCAATGGAAAATCGAAGGCCTCCCGCGGCGACTTCACCGCGAGCGAGGACGATAATGTGCTGGTGCAGGGCATTGCGGGAGACAAGAGTGCCCTCGGCTATTTCGGCCTCGCCTACTATGAGGAGAACAGGAATAAACTGAAGCTCGTGCCGGTCGACGGCGGCAAGGGGCCGGTCCTCCCGTCCGAAAAGACCGTCATGGACGGCACCTACCAGCCCCTTTCGAGGCCGATCTTCATCTATGTGAGCAAGAAGGCGATGGCCAAACCAGAGGTGAAGGAGTTCGTCGATTTTTACCTGAAGAACGCTTCGAGGCTCGTCAAGCAGGTCAAGTACATTCCGCTCCCTCCGAAGGCGTACAAACTGGCAGAGGAGAGGGTCGCCCAAGGCAAGACCGGCACCATGTTCGGCGGTGAGGCCGAGGTGGGAGTGAAGATCGAGGAGCTCATGGCCCGCGAAGGGAAGAAGTAA